From a single Nostoc edaphicum CCNP1411 genomic region:
- a CDS encoding sensor histidine kinase has product MHLSYKLRFVSSQLVTLTVLLTLLLFIPQIWLNWQAYHSFNSITKYEFKLQTLSDEITYLDEVLTMSARMNAATGNVFWEQRYRQFEPKLDNVIKESIKLAPKAYKNEDAKKIDAANQRLVAIEYQSFDLVNKNNKEKAILLLSSSEYETNKQIYANGVAKRQQNISLQLKQKVDEYYQRILWAISESIISLAMLIPAWLLVLHLLQQYLKDKKFAQAALEETNSRLEIQVAERTAKLKYKNFQLQQTLQELQHTQVQLIQTEKMSSLGQLVAGVAHEINNPVNFIYGNLLYVREYSQKLLTLINLYQQQYCSESPETNILIDEIDLEFIIDDMPKILSSMEVGAGRIREIVLTLRNFSRIDEAEMKLVDIHEGINSTLLILQYRLKENHKKQEIKIIKNYGNLPLVECYPGGLNQVFMNILSNAIDAFYQPEIDFLEGEIEKQLSSIIIHTQVKNENWIIISIKDNGSGITEEVKTRLFDPFFTTKPIGKGTGLGLSISYQIIVDKHKGRIKCISAPGEGTEFVVEIPIKQTH; this is encoded by the coding sequence ATGCACCTATCTTATAAACTTAGATTTGTTTCCTCTCAACTTGTAACTTTAACAGTACTGTTGACATTGCTCTTATTTATCCCTCAAATTTGGCTTAACTGGCAAGCATATCATAGTTTTAATAGTATTACTAAATATGAATTTAAACTGCAAACACTGAGTGATGAAATTACCTATCTTGATGAAGTCTTAACGATGTCAGCCCGCATGAATGCTGCTACAGGTAACGTTTTTTGGGAACAACGGTATCGCCAATTTGAACCTAAACTTGATAATGTTATTAAAGAATCTATTAAACTGGCTCCTAAAGCATATAAAAATGAGGATGCCAAAAAAATTGATGCTGCTAATCAACGTTTGGTTGCAATAGAATATCAATCTTTTGATTTAGTTAATAAAAACAACAAAGAAAAAGCAATTTTACTACTTTCTAGTAGTGAATATGAAACCAATAAACAGATTTATGCTAATGGCGTTGCTAAAAGGCAGCAGAATATTTCGCTTCAGTTAAAGCAGAAAGTTGATGAATATTATCAAAGAATATTATGGGCAATTTCAGAATCTATTATAAGTTTAGCAATGTTGATTCCGGCATGGCTTTTAGTATTGCATTTATTGCAGCAATACTTAAAAGATAAAAAATTTGCTCAAGCTGCTTTAGAAGAAACTAACTCTAGATTGGAAATACAAGTTGCAGAGAGAACAGCGAAGTTAAAATACAAAAATTTTCAACTACAACAGACACTACAAGAATTGCAACACACTCAAGTACAACTTATTCAAACTGAAAAAATGTCTTCATTAGGTCAGTTAGTTGCTGGTGTTGCTCATGAAATCAATAATCCAGTTAATTTCATTTATGGCAACCTACTCTATGTTAGAGAATATAGTCAGAAATTACTAACTTTAATTAACCTGTATCAGCAACAATATTGTAGTGAAAGCCCAGAAACAAATATTCTAATTGATGAGATAGATTTAGAGTTTATTATTGATGATATGCCAAAAATATTATCATCAATGGAAGTTGGTGCTGGACGTATTCGCGAAATTGTACTAACTTTGCGGAACTTCTCGCGTATTGATGAAGCCGAAATGAAACTGGTTGATATTCATGAAGGAATTAATAGCACGTTATTGATTTTACAGTATCGGTTAAAAGAAAATCATAAAAAGCAGGAAATTAAAATTATCAAAAATTATGGTAACTTACCTCTTGTGGAATGTTATCCAGGGGGATTGAATCAGGTATTTATGAATATCCTGAGTAATGCCATTGATGCTTTCTATCAACCAGAAATAGACTTTTTAGAAGGAGAGATTGAAAAACAGCTTAGTTCTATTATTATCCATACTCAAGTTAAAAATGAAAATTGGATAATTATTAGCATTAAAGATAATGGCTCAGGAATAACTGAGGAAGTTAAAACTAGATTATTTGACCCTTTCTTTACTACTAAACCTATAGGGAAAGGTACTGGCTTAGGATTATCTATTAGTTATCAGATTATAGTAGATAAACATAAAGGAAGAATTAAATGTATTTCTGCACCAGGAGAAGGTACAGAGTTTGTGGTTGAAATTCCTATCAAGCAGACACATTAA
- a CDS encoding red chlorophyll catabolite reductase has translation MTQQPTDLDNKAVFEQLWEITKELRQKLEARFQLHPDPSVENLQQYSSLDGNMKGSLTAFSGGEIDWLVHLWLGNAEKSNFSTMRLTTWLKSYIQVPHLAFEFGTLPNADIFFYIDYIPRTELLTDLAYLDRYYEPVNQTFLKLQEDSRLKLFTSKSAYIRLFQSPASLCYTGAPTFETIELTRTLAHETLDRWLAWVDAAEPVPEDARTALAARDLLLRRTGAERDPGNKFAAQMFGSELTDKLVRSLWGGDRIGH, from the coding sequence ATGACTCAGCAACCAACAGATTTAGACAATAAAGCTGTATTTGAGCAGCTATGGGAGATTACAAAGGAACTCCGCCAAAAACTGGAGGCTCGTTTTCAGTTACATCCAGACCCTTCTGTTGAAAATTTACAGCAATACAGCAGTCTCGATGGCAATATGAAGGGTTCGCTCACCGCTTTTTCTGGGGGAGAAATTGATTGGTTAGTGCATTTGTGGCTAGGAAACGCGGAAAAATCAAACTTTAGCACCATGCGTCTCACCACTTGGTTGAAGTCGTATATCCAGGTTCCGCATTTGGCGTTTGAGTTTGGCACACTTCCAAATGCAGATATTTTCTTTTATATAGATTACATTCCCCGAACTGAGCTTTTAACCGATTTAGCATATCTCGATCGCTACTATGAGCCAGTTAACCAAACATTTTTAAAGTTGCAGGAAGATTCACGGCTCAAGTTATTTACCAGCAAAAGTGCATATATTCGCCTGTTTCAATCGCCTGCTAGCTTGTGCTACACAGGCGCACCTACCTTTGAGACTATCGAACTAACTCGCACACTTGCACACGAAACACTCGATCGCTGGCTAGCTTGGGTAGATGCAGCTGAACCTGTGCCAGAAGATGCACGCACCGCTTTAGCTGCTCGTGATTTGTTGCTCCGCCGTACTGGTGCTGAACGCGATCCAGGTAATAAATTTGCCGCACAGATGTTTGGCTCGGAATTGACAGATAAGCTTGTGCGATCGCTCTGGGGTGGCGATCGCATTGGTCATTAG
- a CDS encoding nitrilase-related carbon-nitrogen hydrolase, with amino-acid sequence MTNNPEFYRALALQITCHAVNQTSNRHEARSLMQNSINRLAQQIAASIAFIGFDCRLIVLPEYFLTGFPMGDSLAGWAEKACIEMAGAEYEALGKIAQKHQIFLAGNAYEVDPNFPGLYFQTCFILDPSGSIVLRYRRLNSLFAPTPHDVWDKYLDCYGLEGVFPVAKTAIGNLAALASEEILYPEVARCLAMRGAEIFVHSTSEVYNKNLTPKDAAKITRAVENMAYIVSANTAGIANIAIPIASADGGSKIIDHRGIVLAETGAGESMAAFAEIDLGALRRDRRRPGLNNLLSRQRFELYAESYQQSHFYPANTMLEGEVDRKHFLQTQQATIERLAKLGII; translated from the coding sequence ATGACAAATAATCCAGAATTCTACCGCGCTTTAGCACTGCAAATTACCTGTCATGCAGTCAACCAAACGAGTAATCGCCACGAAGCGCGATCGCTCATGCAAAATTCCATCAACCGCCTAGCCCAACAAATTGCTGCCAGTATCGCTTTCATCGGCTTCGATTGTCGTTTAATTGTACTGCCAGAATATTTCCTCACCGGTTTTCCGATGGGAGATTCTCTAGCAGGATGGGCAGAAAAAGCTTGTATAGAAATGGCTGGTGCTGAGTATGAAGCGCTGGGTAAAATTGCCCAAAAGCATCAAATCTTTTTGGCTGGTAACGCCTACGAAGTTGACCCCAACTTTCCCGGCTTGTACTTCCAAACCTGCTTTATACTTGACCCCTCTGGCTCAATCGTCTTACGGTATCGGCGGCTAAATTCCTTATTTGCTCCCACACCCCATGATGTTTGGGATAAATATCTCGACTGCTATGGTTTAGAAGGAGTTTTCCCCGTTGCCAAAACTGCGATCGGTAATTTAGCTGCTTTAGCATCAGAAGAAATTTTGTATCCAGAAGTGGCGCGGTGTCTGGCGATGCGAGGAGCAGAGATTTTTGTCCATTCCACCTCGGAAGTATACAACAAAAACCTCACCCCCAAAGACGCAGCAAAAATCACTCGTGCCGTCGAAAATATGGCATACATAGTTTCAGCTAATACCGCAGGCATCGCTAATATTGCCATCCCCATTGCTTCGGCTGATGGTGGTTCTAAAATCATTGACCATCGCGGAATCGTTTTAGCAGAGACAGGTGCAGGCGAAAGCATGGCAGCATTTGCAGAGATTGATTTAGGAGCATTACGCCGCGATCGCCGCCGACCGGGGTTAAATAATTTACTTAGCCGCCAGCGGTTTGAACTATACGCCGAAAGTTATCAGCAGTCACACTTTTACCCCGCTAATACTATGCTGGAGGGAGAAGTAGACCGCAAACACTTCTTGCAAACACAGCAAGCCACCATTGAGCGGTTAGCCAAACTGGGGATAATTTGA
- a CDS encoding aldehyde dehydrogenase family protein: MTEPIEVRNPRTGKFDYVIIPPPPRLVVQQCKRTRRAQIRWQQLGLEGRIEALQQWKEAILSGRDRLTEALVNDTGRLSTSILEIDSFLSSIDRWCRLAPELLQESAKNTAIPFIALQQTSVPYPLVGVISPWNFPLLLSTIDTIPALLAGCAVIVKPSEITPRFVAPLITALNTVPKLHDVLTFVEGAGATGSVLIENVDLVCFTGSVATGRKVAQAAAKQFIPAFLELGGKDPAIVLESANLELATSAILWGSVVNTGQSCLSIERIYVADSIFEKFYHQLVAKAHRLELAYPTVESGEIGPIIAEKQAAIISDHLLDAVEKGAVIHCGGVIEDLGGGWWCRPTVLTQVNHSMKVMTEETFGPIMPVMPFGTVEEAVSLANDSIYGLSAAVFASEAEALEIAQQIDAGAISINDAALTAIMHEGEKNAFKFSGMGGSRMGAAALKRFMRKKAILIKTNTTNDPWWFDNGE; encoded by the coding sequence ATGACAGAACCAATAGAAGTCCGCAATCCCCGAACTGGTAAATTTGACTACGTAATTATCCCGCCGCCTCCAAGGCTGGTGGTGCAGCAATGTAAGCGCACGCGTCGGGCACAAATTCGCTGGCAGCAGTTGGGTTTAGAGGGGAGAATTGAAGCTTTACAGCAGTGGAAGGAAGCGATATTATCTGGACGCGATCGCCTCACAGAAGCTTTGGTAAATGATACCGGAAGATTGTCAACCTCAATATTAGAAATAGATTCCTTCCTCTCTAGCATCGATCGCTGGTGTAGGTTAGCACCAGAATTGCTGCAAGAATCTGCAAAAAACACAGCAATTCCCTTTATTGCCTTGCAACAAACATCCGTTCCTTATCCCCTCGTTGGGGTAATTAGCCCGTGGAATTTTCCGCTGTTACTATCTACCATTGATACCATTCCGGCATTGTTGGCGGGTTGTGCTGTGATTGTCAAACCCAGTGAAATTACTCCCCGCTTTGTAGCGCCACTAATTACAGCACTCAACACCGTTCCCAAACTGCACGATGTCTTAACTTTTGTGGAAGGAGCAGGCGCAACCGGATCTGTTTTGATTGAGAATGTAGATTTGGTCTGCTTTACAGGCAGTGTAGCCACGGGGAGAAAAGTTGCACAGGCAGCTGCAAAACAGTTTATTCCAGCTTTTTTGGAATTAGGGGGAAAAGATCCTGCGATCGTTTTAGAATCAGCCAATTTAGAATTAGCAACCTCAGCAATATTATGGGGTTCCGTCGTCAACACCGGACAGTCATGCCTCTCAATTGAGCGAATTTACGTTGCAGACTCCATATTTGAAAAGTTTTATCATCAACTAGTAGCCAAAGCACATCGCCTGGAACTAGCCTACCCTACGGTTGAAAGTGGAGAAATAGGCCCCATCATCGCCGAAAAACAAGCAGCTATTATTAGCGATCATCTTCTAGATGCAGTGGAAAAAGGAGCAGTAATTCACTGCGGTGGTGTAATTGAAGACTTAGGTGGGGGTTGGTGGTGTCGTCCGACAGTTCTCACTCAGGTTAATCATTCCATGAAAGTGATGACCGAAGAGACTTTCGGCCCGATTATGCCAGTAATGCCTTTTGGCACAGTAGAGGAAGCAGTATCTTTAGCCAATGACTCAATTTATGGATTGAGTGCTGCTGTATTCGCCTCAGAAGCCGAAGCTTTAGAAATTGCCCAACAGATAGATGCAGGTGCTATCAGTATCAACGATGCTGCACTCACCGCAATTATGCATGAGGGAGAGAAAAACGCCTTCAAATTCTCCGGTATGGGAGGATCACGCATGGGTGCGGCGGCGTTGAAACGGTTTATGCGAAAAAAAGCTATTTTGATTAAAACTAACACTACTAATGACCCTTGGTGGTTTGATAATGGGGAGTAA